Proteins encoded together in one Janthinobacterium tructae window:
- a CDS encoding phytase yields the protein MKKTVLCSALLAAFCLSATAQAAPVQAVPSFTQEAEELARLPGGGWLTLDKHGLRLVNAAGQEQDRIAVRAKQLDTRIDGNRVLAVFLEADTQRPLPVTVDVQAGKLVKLAPFPVPTFSVEASCLYRDAQQLAHLFLIGKDGQAEQWVMQGEQRSLVRKLALPPHAKHCRVDDGARRLLVSEANMGVWAYDADSEGMGKREVVALRKPYGQLDGGAGALAVLPGGVAVLDGKAEKLHLYTHQGGQWTALPPQAVALNVRKGDSQLTLDKESLLLRGKSGWQTRPLKWNGKAETQPAVAIIAPQAQTAPMARQGDAADDPAIWLASDPANARILGTNKKQGLLVYDLQGKQTQLLEVGRLNNVDVRQGIRFGASTVDLAVATQRDDNSVMLFTINDSGDVAEAGRFPTGLKSIYGMCLYQPASGGVQAFINDKDGTFQQYKIEMSGLSGKQFSATLLRSFKVATQPEGCVADDANARLFLGEETRGIWTTSADAAKPDALAMVLPVGANLTADVEGMAIYRKPGGKADTGYLIVSSQGDSSYVVLDAQAPYKVRGRFKVGFNLTAGIDGTSETDGLDVTSANLGGVYGQGMLVIQDGYKRLPDGPQNFKYVAWGDVAKALGLN from the coding sequence ATGAAAAAAACCGTACTCTGCAGCGCTTTGCTGGCCGCCTTTTGCCTCTCGGCTACAGCGCAAGCCGCGCCTGTCCAAGCTGTTCCTTCCTTCACGCAGGAAGCGGAAGAACTGGCCCGCCTGCCCGGCGGCGGCTGGCTGACCCTGGATAAACACGGCTTGCGTTTGGTCAATGCGGCCGGCCAGGAACAGGACCGCATCGCCGTGCGCGCCAAGCAGCTCGACACGCGCATCGATGGCAATCGCGTGCTGGCCGTGTTCCTGGAAGCGGACACGCAGCGCCCTCTGCCCGTGACGGTCGATGTGCAGGCCGGCAAGCTGGTCAAGCTGGCGCCGTTCCCCGTGCCCACGTTTTCCGTGGAAGCATCGTGTTTGTACCGCGACGCGCAGCAGCTAGCTCATCTGTTCCTGATCGGCAAGGATGGGCAAGCGGAACAGTGGGTGATGCAGGGAGAACAGCGCAGCCTGGTGCGCAAACTGGCTTTGCCGCCGCACGCGAAGCATTGCCGGGTCGACGACGGCGCCCGGCGCCTGCTGGTGAGCGAGGCTAACATGGGTGTGTGGGCGTATGACGCCGATTCGGAGGGCATGGGCAAGCGCGAAGTGGTGGCGCTGCGCAAGCCGTATGGCCAGCTGGACGGCGGCGCCGGCGCGCTGGCCGTGCTGCCCGGTGGCGTGGCCGTGCTCGACGGCAAGGCGGAAAAGCTGCACCTGTACACCCATCAGGGCGGGCAGTGGACGGCACTACCGCCGCAAGCGGTGGCCTTGAACGTACGCAAAGGCGACAGCCAGCTGACGCTGGACAAGGAGTCGCTACTGCTGCGCGGCAAGAGCGGTTGGCAAACGCGACCCTTGAAATGGAATGGTAAGGCGGAAACACAGCCTGCGGTAGCCATCATCGCCCCGCAAGCGCAGACGGCGCCGATGGCGCGCCAGGGCGACGCGGCCGACGACCCGGCCATCTGGCTGGCCAGCGATCCTGCCAACGCGCGCATCCTCGGTACCAACAAGAAACAGGGACTATTGGTCTACGACCTGCAAGGCAAGCAAACGCAGCTGCTGGAAGTGGGCCGCTTGAACAACGTCGACGTGCGCCAAGGTATCCGTTTTGGCGCCAGCACGGTCGACCTGGCCGTGGCTACCCAGCGCGACGACAACAGCGTGATGCTGTTCACCATCAATGACAGCGGCGACGTGGCGGAAGCGGGCCGCTTCCCTACCGGACTGAAAAGCATCTACGGCATGTGCTTGTACCAGCCGGCCAGCGGCGGCGTGCAAGCGTTCATCAACGACAAGGATGGCACCTTCCAGCAATACAAGATCGAGATGAGCGGCTTGAGCGGCAAGCAGTTCAGTGCGACTCTGTTGCGCAGCTTCAAGGTTGCCACGCAACCGGAAGGCTGCGTGGCCGACGACGCCAACGCCCGCCTCTTCCTGGGCGAGGAAACGCGCGGCATCTGGACCACCTCGGCCGACGCCGCCAAGCCCGATGCCCTCGCCATGGTCCTGCCCGTGGGCGCAAACCTGACGGCCGACGTGGAAGGCATGGCCATCTACCGCAAGCCGGGTGGCAAGGCTGACACTGGCTACCTGATCGTCTCCAGCCAGGGCGACAGCAGCTACGTGGTGCTCGACGCGCAAGCGCCGTATAAAGTGCGCGGCCGCTTCAAGGTGGGCTTCAACTTGACGGCCGGCATAGACGGCACGTCGGAAACGGATGGCCTCGACGTCACCTCCGCCAACTTGGGCGGCGTGTATGGGCAAGGCATGCTGGTGATTCAGGACGGCTACAAGCGCCTGCCCGATGGGCCGCAAAATTTCAAATATGTGGCGTGGGGGGATGTGGCGAAGGCGCTGGGATTGAATTAA
- a CDS encoding DUF378 domain-containing protein, which produces MANIQAGSDGAANEEMTAKRLNVVDWISMILLIVGGLNWALVGLFDIDIVARILGAMTTASRGVYVLVGLAALYSIYLCVRKLPAKS; this is translated from the coding sequence ATGGCGAATATCCAGGCAGGATCGGACGGTGCGGCAAACGAGGAAATGACGGCAAAGCGCCTGAACGTGGTCGACTGGATCTCCATGATCCTGCTGATCGTGGGCGGCTTGAACTGGGCGCTGGTGGGCCTGTTCGACATCGACATCGTGGCCCGCATCCTCGGCGCCATGACGACGGCGTCGCGCGGCGTGTATGTGCTGGTGGGGCTGGCGGCGCTGTATTCCATTTATCTGTGCGTGCGCAAGCTGCCAGCCAAGTCCTAG
- a CDS encoding IS30 family transposase gives MKQKPRIYYTESQKALMWERWKQGDSLQMISQLFDRNHSSIQRILAESGGIQPAQRCRSRLALTLAEREEISRAVVSGVSIRALARRLGRAPSTISRELRRNGGREAYRATQADQHAWDQARRPKPCKLTESRMLANMVASKLQLQWSPEQIAGWLKQLFTRHEEYHVSHETIYRSLYIQARGALKKELLEHLRRTRAMRRSRHHTQKTDNHGRIVDAVPISERPATAADRAVPGHWEGDLLFGSHNSQIVTLVERQTRYVMLVKVAAKDTETVVNALIDNARRLPHELYKSLTWDRGKEMAGHKRFTLATDIQVYFCDPQNPWQRGSNENTNGLLRQYFPKGLDISTYSQEQLDAVARRLNERPRKTLHYQTPAQRFEQCVALTD, from the coding sequence ATGAAACAGAAACCACGCATTTATTACACCGAGAGCCAGAAGGCCTTGATGTGGGAACGCTGGAAGCAAGGCGACTCCCTGCAGATGATATCCCAACTATTTGATCGGAATCACTCGTCGATACAGCGGATTCTGGCTGAATCTGGTGGCATACAGCCAGCACAGCGATGCCGTTCCAGACTGGCGCTGACGCTGGCTGAGCGCGAGGAGATATCGCGTGCCGTCGTTTCCGGCGTATCCATCCGCGCACTTGCCAGACGCCTCGGACGCGCACCATCGACCATCAGCAGGGAACTCAGGCGCAATGGTGGCCGCGAAGCATATCGTGCGACTCAGGCGGATCAGCATGCTTGGGATCAGGCGCGTCGCCCCAAACCTTGTAAGCTGACGGAGAGCCGCATGCTGGCCAACATGGTTGCCAGCAAGCTCCAATTGCAGTGGTCGCCGGAACAGATTGCTGGCTGGCTCAAGCAGCTGTTCACGCGCCACGAGGAGTATCACGTGTCGCACGAAACCATTTACCGCAGCCTCTACATCCAGGCCCGAGGTGCCTTAAAGAAGGAACTGCTGGAGCACTTGCGCCGGACGCGCGCCATGCGCCGCTCACGTCATCACACCCAAAAGACTGACAACCACGGCAGAATTGTCGACGCCGTGCCGATCAGCGAGCGTCCAGCGACGGCAGCGGATCGAGCGGTGCCCGGGCACTGGGAAGGTGATCTGCTGTTCGGCAGCCACAATAGCCAGATCGTGACCTTGGTCGAGCGCCAGACGCGCTACGTCATGCTGGTGAAAGTTGCCGCCAAGGACACCGAGACGGTTGTCAATGCGCTGATCGACAATGCCCGCAGGCTACCCCACGAACTGTATAAATCACTGACCTGGGACAGAGGCAAAGAGATGGCTGGCCACAAGCGTTTTACTTTGGCCACTGACATCCAGGTCTACTTCTGTGATCCACAGAATCCGTGGCAGCGCGGTTCAAATGAAAATACCAACGGCCTGTTGCGGCAGTATTTCCCCAAAGGACTGGATATTTCCACTTACTCGCAAGAGCAACTCGATGCGGTAGCCAGAAGACTCAACGAGCGCCCCAGGAAGACGCTACACTACCAAACACCGGCTCAACGATTTGAACAGTGTGTTGCGTTGACCGATTGA
- a CDS encoding EamA family transporter, translated as MTSPASTSPLPDSILLPSLAVLGGQISVNLGAAIAKNLFPVIGVEGITAYRVGFSALILLAIFRPWRFRLTRKDVLNLLVYGSVLGLMNLLIYRAFALIPIGIAVAIEVTGPLAVAMLSSRRPRDLLAVACAVFGLYLLLPLQGSPGSLDPVGVAYALGAALCWALYIIFGKRASTLQGGQAVAWGMTVAAMVTVPIGVAYSGTALLAPSIALMGLAIAMLSSALPYSLEIFALRRLPQGVFGMFSSAAPAVSALAAMAVLGELLSLTQWLAIACIVFASAMAALGAQGGKR; from the coding sequence ATGACCTCCCCCGCCTCGACCTCCCCTCTCCCCGACAGCATTTTGCTCCCTTCCCTGGCCGTCCTGGGAGGGCAGATTTCTGTCAATCTGGGGGCGGCGATTGCGAAGAATCTGTTTCCTGTCATCGGGGTCGAGGGGATTACGGCGTACCGGGTAGGGTTTTCGGCCTTGATTTTGCTGGCCATCTTCCGGCCCTGGCGTTTCCGCCTGACGCGCAAGGATGTGCTGAACCTGCTGGTCTACGGTTCCGTGCTGGGATTGATGAACTTGCTGATTTACCGGGCGTTTGCGCTGATACCGATCGGTATCGCCGTCGCCATCGAGGTCACGGGGCCGCTGGCCGTGGCCATGCTGTCGTCGCGCCGGCCGCGCGATTTGCTGGCAGTCGCTTGCGCCGTGTTCGGTCTATATCTGCTGCTGCCGCTGCAGGGCAGCCCGGGCAGCCTGGACCCCGTTGGCGTGGCCTATGCGCTGGGCGCGGCGCTGTGCTGGGCGCTGTATATCATCTTCGGCAAGCGCGCCTCGACCTTGCAGGGCGGGCAAGCCGTGGCCTGGGGCATGACGGTGGCGGCCATGGTGACGGTGCCCATCGGCGTCGCGTACTCGGGCACGGCTCTGCTGGCGCCATCGATTGCGCTGATGGGCCTGGCAATCGCCATGCTGTCCAGCGCCCTGCCTTACTCGCTGGAAATCTTTGCCCTGCGCCGCTTGCCGCAAGGCGTGTTCGGCATGTTCAGCAGCGCGGCGCCCGCCGTCAGCGCACTGGCCGCCATGGCCGTGCTGGGAGAACTGCTGAGCCTGACCCAGTGGCTGGCCATCGCCTGCATCGTGTTCGCGTCGGCCATGGCGGCGCTGGGCGCCCAGGGCGGCAAGCGCTAG
- a CDS encoding c-type cytochrome translates to MTSTLRSLFALASAGLLLTHAAITHAAAAPAALTGNAEAGKTAFRKCASCHQVGPSARGGFGPKLTGVIGRKAGATTDYKYSAAMKNANIVWTEQNLAGFLKAPSDFIPGNNMRFWGIGNPQQVADLLAYLRTQ, encoded by the coding sequence ATGACATCCACCTTACGCTCTCTCTTTGCTCTTGCCTCCGCAGGTCTGCTGCTGACGCACGCTGCCATTACGCACGCAGCCGCCGCTCCTGCCGCCCTCACGGGCAATGCCGAAGCGGGCAAGACGGCGTTTCGCAAGTGCGCCTCCTGCCACCAGGTGGGGCCATCGGCGCGCGGCGGCTTCGGCCCCAAGCTGACGGGCGTGATTGGCCGCAAAGCCGGTGCCACCACCGATTACAAGTATTCGGCAGCCATGAAAAACGCGAACATCGTCTGGACCGAGCAAAACCTGGCCGGCTTCCTCAAGGCACCCAGCGATTTCATTCCCGGCAATAACATGCGCTTCTGGGGCATCGGCAACCCCCAGCAAGTGGCCGATCTGCTGGCCTACCTGCGCACGCAGTAA